In Oryzihumus leptocrescens, the following are encoded in one genomic region:
- a CDS encoding S53 family peptidase, with protein sequence MKRFTLSVAVGSAAAALLVGTTTSAMAQPSPAGSARGTAHICASPAKGYASCNAIVVTDAAGKPVANATPSGLGPSDIRSAYGLTSASSGGRTVAIVDAYNDPTAEADLGVYRSQYGLPACTTANGCFRKVSQTGSTTSLPKTDAGWATEISLDLDMVSAACPDCKILLVEASSASFSNLGAAVNYAATQGVSAISNSYGGSDSSQLSAYDHPGIAITASTGDNGYGVESPASFDTVVAVGGTSLTKASNSRGWSESAWSGAGSGCSTLNAKPSWQTSATQCSGKANADVSAVADPNTGVAVYDSTLYQGRSGWQVYGGTSASSPIVASVYALSGNTSGYPASYTWAHTSGLNDVTSGSNGTCTTTVWCHAGTGWDGPTGLGTPNGTSAF encoded by the coding sequence ATGAAGCGCTTCACCCTGTCCGTCGCGGTCGGATCGGCCGCCGCGGCCCTGCTGGTCGGCACGACCACCAGCGCCATGGCCCAGCCGTCCCCGGCCGGGTCCGCCCGAGGCACCGCGCACATCTGTGCCTCGCCGGCAAAGGGATACGCCAGCTGCAACGCGATCGTCGTCACCGACGCCGCGGGCAAGCCGGTCGCGAACGCGACCCCGAGCGGCCTGGGCCCGAGCGACATCCGCTCGGCGTACGGCCTGACCAGCGCCTCCAGTGGTGGCCGCACCGTCGCCATCGTCGACGCCTACAACGACCCGACCGCCGAGGCCGACCTCGGCGTCTACCGCTCGCAGTACGGACTGCCGGCCTGCACCACGGCCAATGGCTGCTTCCGCAAGGTGAGCCAGACCGGCAGCACCACGAGCCTGCCCAAGACGGACGCCGGCTGGGCGACCGAGATCAGCCTGGACCTCGACATGGTCTCGGCGGCCTGCCCTGACTGCAAGATCCTGCTCGTCGAGGCCAGCTCGGCCTCGTTCTCCAACCTCGGCGCAGCCGTGAACTACGCGGCGACGCAGGGCGTGTCCGCGATCAGCAACAGCTACGGCGGCTCGGACAGCTCGCAGCTGTCGGCCTACGACCACCCCGGCATCGCCATCACAGCCTCCACCGGTGACAACGGCTACGGCGTGGAGTCCCCGGCGTCCTTCGACACCGTCGTCGCCGTCGGCGGCACGAGCCTGACCAAGGCGTCCAACAGCCGTGGCTGGAGCGAGAGTGCGTGGAGCGGCGCCGGCAGTGGCTGCTCGACGCTCAACGCCAAGCCCTCCTGGCAGACCTCGGCCACCCAGTGCTCCGGCAAGGCCAACGCGGACGTCTCCGCGGTCGCCGACCCCAACACCGGTGTCGCGGTCTACGACTCCACCCTCTACCAGGGCCGCAGCGGCTGGCAGGTCTACGGCGGCACCAGCGCCTCGTCACCGATCGTCGCCAGCGTCTACGCCCTCTCCGGCAACACCTCGGGCTACCCGGCGTCCTACACCTGGGCGCACACCTCCGGCCTGAACGACGTCACCTCCGGCTCCAACGGCACCTGCACCACCACCGTGTGGTGCCACGCCGGCACCGGCTGGGACGGCCCGACCGGCCTCGGCACGCCGAACGGCACCAGCGCGTTCTGA
- the ychF gene encoding redox-regulated ATPase YchF yields the protein MALTIGIVGLPNVGKSTLFNALTKNNVLAANYPFATIEPNVGVVPLPDPRLGKLAEIFSSERILPATVSFVDIAGIVRGASEGEGLGNKFLANIREADAICQVVRAFHDDDVHHVEGKVSPRDDIETIHTELILADLQTLEKAVPRLEKEVKGKKTDKAVLDTALAAQKVLEEGHTLYAAGAASGVDPEHVRELGLLTTKPFLYVFNIDEGQLTDETLQADLSALVAPADAIFLNAKLESELAELDEEEARELLESVGVAEPGLNQLAHKGFHTLGLQTYLTAGPKEARAWTIHKGWTAPQAAGVIHTDFQRGFIKAEIVSFDDLVEAGSMNEAKARGKVRMEGKEYVMADGDVVEFRFNV from the coding sequence GTGGCTCTCACTATCGGCATCGTCGGACTTCCCAACGTCGGCAAGTCCACCCTCTTCAACGCCCTGACCAAGAACAACGTGCTCGCGGCGAACTACCCGTTCGCGACGATCGAGCCGAACGTCGGGGTGGTGCCGCTGCCGGACCCGCGCCTGGGCAAGCTCGCCGAGATCTTCTCCTCCGAGCGGATCCTGCCCGCCACCGTCTCCTTCGTCGACATCGCCGGCATCGTGCGCGGCGCCTCCGAGGGGGAGGGGCTGGGCAACAAGTTCCTGGCCAACATCCGCGAGGCCGATGCGATCTGCCAGGTGGTCCGCGCCTTCCACGACGACGACGTGCACCATGTCGAGGGCAAGGTCTCGCCCAGGGACGACATCGAGACGATCCACACCGAGCTGATCCTCGCCGACCTGCAGACCCTCGAGAAGGCCGTGCCGCGCCTCGAGAAGGAGGTCAAGGGCAAGAAGACCGACAAAGCCGTCCTCGACACCGCGCTCGCCGCTCAGAAGGTCCTGGAGGAGGGCCACACCCTGTATGCCGCGGGCGCGGCTTCCGGGGTCGACCCCGAGCACGTGCGCGAGCTCGGCCTGCTCACGACCAAGCCATTCCTCTACGTCTTCAACATCGACGAGGGTCAGCTGACCGACGAGACGCTGCAGGCCGACCTCTCCGCCCTGGTCGCGCCCGCCGACGCGATCTTCCTCAACGCCAAGCTGGAGTCCGAGCTCGCCGAGCTCGACGAGGAGGAGGCGCGCGAGCTGCTGGAGTCCGTCGGCGTGGCCGAGCCCGGTCTGAACCAGCTGGCGCACAAGGGCTTCCACACCCTGGGGCTGCAGACCTACCTCACGGCCGGGCCGAAGGAGGCCCGAGCCTGGACGATCCACAAGGGCTGGACCGCGCCGCAGGCCGCCGGGGTCATCCACACCGACTTCCAGCGCGGGTTCATCAAGGCCGAGATCGTCTCCTTCGACGACCTGGTCGAGGCCGGCTCGATGAACGAGGCCAAGGCCCGCGGCAAGGTCCGCATGGAGGGCAAGGAGTACGTCATGGCCGACGGCGACGTGGTGGAGTTCCGCTTCAACGTCTAG
- a CDS encoding DUF4245 domain-containing protein: protein MGNLRSMVISMLVVLGFVVVWVAMVPRPNAITQPPVDVTSVAQQVKAETKWPILQPQGLPDGWRATSVRFVRSTDGLMTWHAGYQSPKGDYIALEQTQGATQGWVDAETNRGAKEGTQVVAGQEWTRIDRKDKVQFSLVRRGAGPKDLTTIVTGTGPYDELATFAASLRPVG, encoded by the coding sequence ATGGGGAACCTGCGCAGCATGGTCATCTCCATGCTCGTGGTGCTCGGCTTCGTCGTGGTGTGGGTGGCCATGGTGCCCCGGCCCAACGCCATCACGCAGCCGCCGGTGGACGTCACCTCCGTGGCCCAGCAGGTCAAGGCCGAGACGAAGTGGCCGATCCTCCAGCCGCAGGGGCTCCCCGACGGGTGGCGCGCGACGAGCGTGCGCTTCGTGCGCTCGACCGACGGGCTGATGACCTGGCACGCGGGATACCAGTCGCCCAAGGGGGACTACATCGCCCTGGAGCAGACGCAGGGCGCGACCCAGGGCTGGGTGGATGCCGAGACCAACCGCGGTGCGAAGGAGGGGACGCAGGTGGTTGCCGGCCAGGAGTGGACCAGGATCGACCGCAAGGACAAGGTCCAGTTCTCTTTGGTACGCCGTGGGGCCGGCCCGAAGGACCTCACGACGATCGTCACCGGCACCGGGCCGTATGACGAGCTGGCCACCTTCGCGGCCAGCCTCCGCCCGGTCGGCTGA
- a CDS encoding DNA recombination protein RmuC: protein MGIALALLGGLLLGAVGAVLVCRLVFAGRTVALSTERDLLRERIVDLEAAVSDDAQTATILAPLRDALGRVERQVSTLERDRVEQFSALGQQLASVTTTTEALRSQTASLAGSLNASTIRGSWGEVQLRRVLEHAGMLARCDFDEQVSAISSHDKGIRPDVLVRLPGDKCVVVDSKAPMTAFLSAQSDTIEAAERTRLLATHAASLRGHVEQLSAKAYWSAFSTTPEMVVCFVPGDAILAAALAADPALLEQAMSRKVVLASPGTLLALLRTVAFTWQQDALTTNAKALLQLGTQLYARLGTLGAHATKMGASLQKSVESYNAMVGALEARVLVTARKMHDLELADEPLPELTPLEVAPRPLTAGELLDALDGDVRRSQLDLGHDVPGHRDGAGPQRSAS, encoded by the coding sequence ATGGGAATCGCGTTGGCGTTGCTGGGAGGGCTCCTGCTCGGGGCCGTGGGTGCGGTGCTCGTCTGCCGCCTGGTCTTCGCAGGGCGCACGGTTGCACTGAGCACCGAGCGCGACCTGCTGCGGGAGCGCATCGTCGACCTCGAGGCCGCCGTCAGCGACGACGCGCAGACCGCGACGATCCTCGCGCCCTTGCGGGACGCGCTCGGCCGGGTGGAGCGCCAGGTCTCGACGCTGGAGCGCGACCGGGTCGAGCAGTTCAGCGCCCTGGGCCAGCAGCTGGCCAGCGTCACGACCACCACCGAGGCGCTGCGCTCCCAGACGGCGTCGCTGGCCGGATCCCTCAACGCCTCCACCATCCGGGGCTCGTGGGGTGAGGTGCAGCTGCGCCGGGTCCTCGAGCACGCCGGCATGCTGGCCCGGTGCGACTTCGACGAGCAGGTCAGCGCGATCAGCAGCCACGACAAGGGAATTCGCCCCGACGTGCTGGTCCGACTGCCCGGCGACAAGTGCGTCGTGGTCGACTCCAAGGCACCGATGACGGCGTTCCTGTCGGCCCAGAGCGACACCATCGAGGCCGCCGAGCGCACCCGCCTGCTCGCCACGCACGCGGCCTCGCTGCGCGGCCACGTCGAGCAGCTGAGCGCCAAGGCCTACTGGTCGGCGTTCTCCACCACGCCCGAGATGGTCGTCTGCTTCGTGCCGGGCGACGCGATCCTGGCGGCCGCCCTGGCGGCCGACCCGGCGCTGCTCGAGCAGGCCATGAGCCGCAAGGTGGTCCTCGCCTCCCCCGGCACCCTGCTCGCGCTGCTGCGCACGGTCGCCTTCACGTGGCAGCAGGATGCGCTCACCACCAACGCCAAGGCGCTGCTCCAGCTCGGCACCCAGCTGTATGCCCGGCTGGGCACGTTGGGCGCGCACGCCACCAAGATGGGGGCCTCGCTGCAGAAGTCCGTGGAGAGCTACAACGCCATGGTCGGTGCCCTTGAGGCTCGAGTGCTGGTCACCGCCCGCAAGATGCACGACCTCGAGCTCGCCGACGAGCCGCTGCCCGAGCTCACCCCGCTCGAGGTCGCCCCGCGGCCGCTCACGGCCGGCGAGCTGCTCGACGCCCTGGACGGCGACGTGCGCCGGTCGCAGCTCGACCTCGGCCACGACGTGCCCGGCCACCGGGACGGAGCCGGGCCCCAGCGGTCTGCCTCCTGA
- a CDS encoding fumarate hydratase — MPEFVYEDLLPTGADQTAYRLLTSEGVRTVEGPGGRQFLEVDPEALRLLTETAMHDIAHYLRPAHLAQLRRIIDDPDASNNDKFVALDLLKNANIAAGGVLPMCQDTGTAIVMGKRGQHVLTEGADESAIARGVFDAYTRLNLRYSQMAPITTWEEKNTGSNLPAQIELYADTAPGHELAYKFLFMAKGGGSANKSFLYQETKAVLNPERMLAFLDEKLRSLGTSACPPYHLAIVIGGTSAEFALKTAKYASAKYLDELPREGTIAGHGFRDTDLEEQVLELTRSFGIGAQFGGKYFCHDVRVIRLPRHGASLPIAIAVSCSADRQALGKITPDGVFIEALETDPARFLPETTDEHLEDDAAADVVRIDLNRPMDEIRAELTRHPVKTRLSLTGPLVVARDIAHAKIKERLDAGEEMPQYLKDHAVYYAGPAKTPEGYASGSFGPTTAGRMDSYVEQFQAAGGSMVMLAKGNRSGQVTSACEAHGGFYLGSIGGPAARLAQDCIKSVQVLEYPELGMEAVWRIEVEDFPAFIVVDDKGNDFFASVTKPMAMSIQKRPGL; from the coding sequence GTGCCCGAGTTCGTCTACGAGGACCTGCTACCCACCGGAGCCGACCAGACGGCATACCGCCTCCTCACGTCCGAGGGTGTGCGGACGGTGGAGGGGCCCGGCGGCCGACAGTTCCTGGAGGTCGACCCGGAGGCGCTGCGCCTGCTGACCGAGACCGCGATGCACGACATCGCGCACTACCTGCGCCCGGCCCACCTGGCCCAGCTGCGCCGGATCATCGACGACCCGGACGCCAGCAACAACGACAAGTTCGTCGCCCTGGACCTGCTCAAGAACGCCAACATCGCCGCCGGCGGGGTGCTGCCGATGTGCCAGGACACCGGCACCGCGATCGTCATGGGCAAGCGCGGCCAGCACGTCCTGACCGAGGGGGCCGACGAGTCCGCGATCGCGCGCGGCGTGTTCGACGCCTACACCCGGCTCAACCTGCGCTACTCCCAGATGGCGCCGATCACGACCTGGGAGGAGAAGAACACCGGCTCCAACCTGCCCGCGCAGATCGAGCTCTACGCCGACACCGCGCCGGGGCACGAGCTGGCCTACAAGTTCCTGTTCATGGCCAAGGGCGGCGGCAGCGCCAACAAGTCCTTCCTCTACCAGGAGACCAAGGCCGTCCTGAACCCCGAGCGGATGCTGGCGTTCCTCGACGAGAAGCTGCGCTCGCTGGGCACCTCGGCCTGCCCGCCCTACCACCTGGCCATCGTCATCGGTGGCACCAGCGCCGAGTTCGCGCTCAAGACCGCCAAGTACGCCAGCGCGAAGTACCTCGACGAGCTGCCGCGCGAGGGCACCATCGCCGGCCACGGGTTCCGTGACACCGACCTCGAGGAGCAGGTGCTCGAGCTGACGCGCAGCTTCGGCATCGGCGCGCAGTTCGGCGGCAAGTACTTCTGCCACGACGTGCGCGTCATCCGGCTGCCGCGCCACGGCGCCTCGCTGCCGATCGCGATCGCGGTGTCCTGCTCGGCCGACCGCCAGGCGCTGGGCAAGATCACCCCCGACGGCGTCTTCATCGAGGCGCTGGAGACCGACCCGGCCCGGTTCCTGCCCGAGACGACCGACGAGCACCTCGAGGACGACGCCGCGGCCGACGTCGTGCGCATCGACCTCAACCGGCCGATGGACGAGATCCGCGCCGAGCTGACCCGCCACCCGGTCAAGACCCGGCTGTCCCTGACCGGCCCGCTGGTCGTGGCCCGCGACATCGCCCACGCCAAGATCAAGGAGCGCCTCGACGCCGGCGAGGAGATGCCGCAGTACCTCAAGGACCACGCGGTCTACTACGCCGGTCCCGCCAAGACCCCCGAGGGCTACGCCAGCGGGTCGTTCGGCCCCACCACGGCGGGGCGGATGGACTCCTACGTCGAGCAGTTCCAGGCGGCCGGCGGCTCGATGGTGATGCTGGCCAAGGGCAACCGCTCGGGCCAGGTCACGAGCGCCTGCGAGGCCCACGGCGGCTTCTACCTCGGCTCGATCGGTGGCCCGGCCGCCCGGCTGGCGCAGGACTGCATCAAGAGCGTCCAGGTGCTGGAGTATCCCGAGCTCGGCATGGAGGCGGTGTGGCGGATCGAGGTGGAGGACTTCCCGGCGTTCATCGTGGTGGACGACAAGGGCAACGACTTCTTCGCCTCGGTGACCAAGCCGATGGCGATGTCGATCCAGAAGCGGCCGGGCCTGTGA
- a CDS encoding 4-hydroxy-3-methylbut-2-enyl diphosphate reductase gives MTDSTKRVLLAAPRGYCAGVDRAVVTVEKALELYGPPVYVRKEIVHNKHVVTTLQKRGAVFVDETDEVPEGATVIFSAHGVAPIVHEEARALSLKTIDATCPLVTKVHREAVRFANDDYDILLIGHEGHEEVVGTSGEAPEHITLVDGPDDVANVQVRDPEKVVWLSQTTLSVDETMETVRRLRERFPALQDPPSDDICYATQNRQLAVKQMAADTDLMIVVGSRNSSNSVRLVEVALEHGAGAGHLVDYADEIDPAWLDGVSTVGVTSGASVPEVLVRDVLTFLAERGYADVETVVSAEESLLFALPNELRRDMKKLSGQDPEKVRHDPSALDAGSLH, from the coding sequence GTGACTGACTCGACGAAGCGTGTCCTGCTCGCCGCCCCGCGCGGCTACTGCGCCGGCGTCGACCGCGCGGTGGTGACGGTCGAGAAGGCCCTGGAGCTCTACGGGCCGCCGGTCTACGTCCGCAAGGAGATCGTGCACAACAAGCACGTGGTGACCACGCTGCAGAAGCGCGGTGCCGTGTTCGTCGACGAGACCGACGAGGTGCCCGAGGGTGCCACCGTCATCTTCTCCGCGCACGGCGTGGCGCCGATCGTGCACGAGGAGGCCAGGGCCCTGTCGCTGAAGACCATCGACGCGACCTGCCCGCTGGTGACCAAGGTGCACCGCGAGGCGGTCCGCTTCGCCAACGACGACTACGACATCCTGCTCATCGGCCACGAGGGTCACGAGGAGGTCGTCGGCACCTCCGGTGAGGCGCCCGAGCACATCACCCTCGTCGACGGCCCGGACGACGTGGCCAACGTGCAGGTGCGCGACCCGGAGAAGGTCGTGTGGCTGTCCCAGACCACGCTGTCGGTCGACGAGACCATGGAGACGGTGCGCCGCCTGCGCGAGCGCTTCCCGGCACTGCAGGACCCGCCGAGCGACGACATCTGCTACGCCACGCAGAACCGCCAGCTCGCGGTGAAGCAGATGGCCGCGGACACCGACCTCATGATCGTCGTCGGGTCACGCAACTCCTCCAACTCGGTGCGCCTCGTCGAGGTCGCGCTGGAGCACGGCGCCGGGGCCGGTCACCTCGTGGACTACGCCGACGAGATCGACCCGGCGTGGCTCGACGGGGTCAGCACGGTGGGCGTCACCTCGGGCGCCAGCGTGCCGGAGGTGCTGGTGCGGGACGTGCTGACGTTCCTGGCCGAGCGGGGCTACGCCGACGTCGAGACCGTCGTCTCGGCGGAGGAGAGCCTGCTCTTCGCCCTGCCCAACGAGCTGCGCCGCGACATGAAGAAGCTCTCCGGGCAGGACCCGGAGAAGGTCCGGCACGACCCGTCCGCGCTCGACGCCGGCTCGCTGCACTAG
- the glpX gene encoding class II fructose-bisphosphatase, with translation MSEEHLPAALKVGYERPDRNLALELVRVTEAAAMAAGRWVGRGDKNGADGAAVEAMRTMISTVSMNGVVVIGEGEKDDAPMLYNGEHVGEGTGPDADVAVDPIDGTTLCAKGQSNAIAVLAAADRGTMYDPSAVFYMDKLVTGPEAADVVDIRLPVAENIARVARAKGDNPSDVTVVMLDRPRHQGLMEQVRATGARLRLISDGDVAGAIMAAREDTGVDLLLGTGGTPEGIIAACAIKCLGGVIQGRLMPRDDAERQKALDAGHDLDAVLSTNDLVRGENCFFVATGITDGELLRGVRYRAGGATTHSLVMRSKSGTIRVIESEHKLSKLRAYSAIDFDRATPARG, from the coding sequence ATGTCCGAAGAGCACCTGCCCGCAGCCCTGAAGGTCGGCTACGAGCGCCCCGACCGCAACCTGGCCCTGGAGCTGGTCCGGGTCACCGAGGCGGCTGCGATGGCTGCCGGCCGGTGGGTCGGCCGCGGCGACAAGAACGGCGCCGACGGCGCCGCAGTCGAGGCCATGCGCACGATGATCTCCACCGTGTCGATGAACGGCGTGGTCGTGATCGGCGAGGGCGAGAAGGACGACGCGCCCATGCTCTACAACGGCGAGCACGTCGGTGAGGGCACCGGCCCCGACGCGGACGTCGCTGTCGACCCCATCGACGGCACGACGTTGTGCGCCAAGGGCCAGAGCAACGCCATCGCCGTGCTCGCGGCCGCCGACCGCGGCACGATGTACGACCCGAGCGCGGTCTTCTACATGGACAAGCTCGTCACCGGCCCCGAGGCGGCCGACGTCGTCGACATCCGCCTGCCGGTCGCCGAGAACATCGCGCGGGTCGCCCGGGCCAAGGGCGACAACCCCTCCGACGTCACCGTGGTCATGCTCGACCGGCCCCGGCACCAGGGGCTCATGGAGCAGGTGCGCGCCACCGGCGCCCGCCTGCGGCTGATCTCCGACGGCGACGTGGCCGGCGCGATCATGGCCGCCCGCGAGGACACCGGCGTCGACCTGCTGCTGGGCACCGGCGGCACCCCCGAGGGGATCATCGCGGCCTGCGCGATCAAGTGCCTGGGCGGCGTGATCCAGGGCCGGCTCATGCCGCGCGACGACGCCGAGCGGCAGAAGGCGCTCGACGCCGGGCACGACCTGGACGCCGTCCTGTCGACCAACGACCTGGTCCGCGGCGAGAACTGCTTCTTCGTGGCCACCGGCATCACCGACGGTGAGCTGCTGCGCGGCGTGCGCTACCGCGCCGGCGGGGCCACGACGCACTCGCTGGTGATGCGCTCCAAGAGCGGCACGATCCGGGTGATCGAGAGCGAGCACAAGCTCTCCAAGCTGAGGGCCTACAGCGCCATCGACTTCGACCGCGCCACGCCCGCCCGGGGCTGA
- a CDS encoding carbohydrate kinase family protein, which produces MTAARTLVLGEALVDVVHEPDGSVREHPGGSPTNVAVGLARLGHRVDLATRIGTDERGDTIVELVGSEGITLVDGSRVAAPTSVAEATLDGSGAASYHFDIHWDLPDSVDTSGVGHVHTGSIAAVLEPGSAKVLDLIRATREHATVSYDPNARPSLMGDPAAARERVEALVALSDVVKASDEDIAWLYDHAPIPEVLRRWGTLGAVLTVVTRAHEGAVVGLSTSGQLVSVGATMVDVVDTVGAGDSFMSGLLSGLLDAELLGDAAARARLRAATLADIQPAVHRALTCAAVTVSRAGANPPGRHEL; this is translated from the coding sequence GTGACCGCCGCGCGCACCCTGGTCCTGGGCGAGGCGCTCGTCGACGTCGTCCACGAGCCCGACGGGTCGGTGCGTGAGCACCCCGGCGGCAGCCCGACCAACGTCGCGGTCGGCCTGGCCCGGCTGGGCCACCGCGTCGACCTGGCCACCCGCATCGGCACCGACGAGCGCGGCGACACCATCGTCGAGCTCGTCGGCTCCGAGGGCATCACGCTGGTCGACGGGAGCCGGGTCGCGGCGCCGACCTCCGTCGCCGAGGCGACGCTGGACGGCAGCGGCGCGGCGAGCTACCACTTCGACATCCACTGGGACCTGCCCGACTCGGTGGACACCTCCGGGGTCGGGCACGTGCACACCGGCTCGATCGCTGCCGTGCTCGAGCCCGGCAGCGCCAAGGTGCTCGACCTGATCCGCGCCACCCGCGAGCACGCGACGGTGTCCTACGACCCCAACGCGCGCCCCTCCCTCATGGGTGACCCGGCCGCGGCCCGCGAGCGCGTCGAGGCCCTCGTCGCCCTCAGCGACGTGGTCAAGGCCAGCGACGAGGACATCGCCTGGCTCTACGACCACGCCCCCATCCCGGAGGTGCTGCGCCGCTGGGGCACCCTCGGCGCGGTCCTCACCGTCGTGACCCGCGCCCACGAGGGCGCCGTGGTCGGCCTGAGCACGTCCGGCCAGCTGGTCAGCGTCGGCGCGACCATGGTCGACGTCGTCGACACCGTCGGCGCCGGGGACTCGTTCATGTCCGGGCTGCTGTCCGGCCTGCTGGACGCCGAGCTGCTCGGCGACGCCGCGGCCCGTGCGCGCCTGCGGGCGGCGACCCTGGCCGACATCCAGCCCGCCGTGCACCGCGCGCTCACCTGCGCGGCGGTCACCGTCTCGCGGGCCGGCGCCAACCCTCCGGGCCGGCACGAGCTCTGA
- the xseA gene encoding exodeoxyribonuclease VII large subunit, whose protein sequence is MSSPDPLPERAADTTAEQPWPVRLLSLKIADYVDKMSPLWVEGQVVQLNRRPGAPTAYLTLRDADVDMSLSVTIRVTALDAMAAPLTDGARVVIQAKPTFWTKRGTLQLDARQIRPVGVGELLARLEHLKRMLAAEGLFDRERKRPLPFLPRTVGLICGRASAAEKDVVENARRRWPAVRFDIRQVAVQGPGTVPEVTEALRSLDAEPEVDVIVIARGGGSFEDLLGFSNEALVRAVAAARTPVVSAIGHDVDTPLLDFVADWRASTPTDAAKRVVPDVTEERATLQTGRDRCRRVVAGRVEAERRHLTALMSRPVMADPHAVLAVHRHELGSLTHRARQRVETSLHRATDQVAHLRAQVRALSPQATLDRGYAVVQHAGGHVVMDRAEVEADELLHVRVARGDFGARAVG, encoded by the coding sequence GTGAGCAGTCCCGACCCCCTCCCCGAGCGCGCAGCCGACACCACGGCTGAGCAGCCCTGGCCGGTGCGCCTCCTCAGCCTCAAGATCGCCGACTACGTCGACAAGATGTCGCCCTTGTGGGTGGAGGGGCAGGTCGTCCAGCTCAACCGGCGCCCCGGCGCGCCGACCGCCTACCTCACGCTGCGCGACGCCGACGTCGACATGTCGCTCAGCGTGACCATCCGGGTCACCGCGCTCGACGCCATGGCCGCCCCCCTCACCGACGGCGCCCGCGTCGTCATCCAGGCCAAGCCCACCTTCTGGACCAAGCGCGGCACGCTGCAGCTCGACGCCCGCCAGATCCGGCCCGTCGGCGTCGGCGAGCTGCTCGCCCGGCTCGAGCACCTCAAGCGCATGCTCGCCGCCGAGGGGCTGTTCGACCGGGAGCGCAAGCGTCCCCTGCCCTTCCTGCCCCGCACCGTGGGCCTCATCTGCGGGCGGGCCAGCGCCGCCGAGAAGGACGTCGTCGAGAACGCCCGGCGCCGCTGGCCGGCCGTGCGCTTCGACATCCGGCAGGTCGCCGTCCAGGGCCCGGGCACCGTGCCCGAGGTGACCGAGGCACTGCGCAGCCTCGACGCCGAGCCCGAGGTCGACGTCATCGTCATCGCCCGCGGGGGTGGCTCCTTCGAGGACCTGCTCGGCTTCAGCAACGAGGCCCTGGTCCGTGCGGTGGCCGCGGCCCGGACCCCGGTGGTCAGCGCCATCGGCCACGACGTCGACACCCCGCTGCTCGACTTCGTCGCCGACTGGCGGGCCTCGACGCCGACCGACGCCGCCAAGCGGGTCGTCCCCGACGTCACCGAGGAGCGCGCGACCCTCCAGACCGGCCGCGACCGGTGCCGACGGGTCGTCGCCGGTCGGGTCGAGGCCGAGCGCCGGCACCTCACCGCCCTGATGTCGCGCCCGGTCATGGCCGACCCGCACGCCGTGCTGGCGGTGCACCGGCACGAGCTCGGCTCCCTGACCCACCGGGCGCGCCAGCGCGTGGAGACGAGCCTGCACCGCGCCACCGACCAGGTCGCGCACCTGCGGGCGCAGGTCCGGGCGCTCTCGCCGCAGGCCACCCTGGACCGCGGCTACGCCGTGGTCCAGCACGCCGGCGGGCACGTGGTCATGGACCGGGCCGAGGTCGAGGCGGACGAGCTGCTGCACGTGCGCGTGGCCCGCGGTGACTTCGGCGCCCGCGCGGTTGGCTGA
- a CDS encoding exodeoxyribonuclease VII small subunit produces MAAKDQQGFTDTEDQFPDIAELSYEQARDELITIVARLESGQVGLEESLGLWQRGEALAAHCSTWLDGAEAKLGKVSSGS; encoded by the coding sequence GTGGCAGCGAAGGATCAGCAGGGGTTCACCGACACCGAGGACCAGTTCCCCGACATCGCGGAGCTGAGCTACGAACAGGCGCGTGACGAGCTCATCACCATCGTCGCGCGGCTGGAGTCCGGCCAGGTCGGTCTGGAGGAGAGCTTGGGGCTGTGGCAGCGCGGCGAGGCCCTCGCCGCCCACTGCAGCACCTGGCTCGACGGCGCCGAGGCCAAGCTCGGCAAGGTCAGCAGCGGCTCCTGA